atgagcccgttcTCCATTCAGCAGCCTCCGGTGCAGAAATGGGTGTGTCAACTGCAGGTTGTCCAGTTAACTGTGAGACAACTAAGTGTTCCATATCTGTCCTGTTTCCAGATCTACGTCCCGCCggtccagatgacttatatcttTGTCTATGGGACTCTGAAGAAGGGTCAGCCCAACTACTTCAGGATGCTGCCGGACCAGGGGAACGGGAAGGCTGAGTTCTGTGGTCACGCCCGCACCGTAGATGGCTACCCGCTGGTGATCGCTGGGAAGTACAACATCCCCTACCTGCTGAACCGTCCCGGGGAGGGCCACAGGGTCCAGGGGGAGGTGTACAGGGTGGATGACACCATGCTGAGCTTCCTAGACGCCTTCGAGGGCTGCCCCACCATGTACCAACGCACCTCCGTTCAGATAGAGTTGGAGGACtggaaggtggaggggagagagaggagcccaGGCAGCATGATGGAGGCCTTCTTCTACAGCACCACCTCCTACCAGCCTGCCTGGCTCAAACACAACTTCTATGAGAACTACGACGCCTACGGAGACCATGGCTTGGTGTACATcgacagggaggacagagagatccaCTGAAGGATCTGTAGCCTGGGTGCCAACATGCCACTCCTTGTTATGATAACACCAGCAGGTCTGGGACCTGGCTAGAGGATAGATAGGCTGCTACACAGGATAGCTTTTTAGATATGTTGACTTGGTACTGTTGTTTTTACAGTTGACTACTTTTTACTGTCCAGGGATGTAAACTGCTGAGGGCCCTAGAAGGAGACACGTTGTTGTTGCACTGAACCATGTCATACATCCCTGCTAGGGGGAAGTGcaggttttaactaattaaacaacagAATATCATCTACATGATCCGTCTCTGTGTGCAACATAACCAGTGGTTCATGTGAACCGAACTCACAGCTAAaacaatccaatgttatttgttgactaaactttactgcaaatgacactcaagtcttgagaaaaaaacaatacactaatattgcagttaccacgacagcctttataatagaacgcttgttaccacgacagcctttataatagaacgcttgttaccacgacagcctttataatagaacgcttgttaccacgacagcctttataatagaacgcttgttaccacgacagcctttataatagaacgcttgttaccacgacagcctttataatagaacgcttgttaccacgacagcctttataatagaacgcttgttaccacgacagcctttataatagaacgcttgttaccacgacagcctttataatagaacgcttgttaccacgacagcctttataatagaatgcttgttaccacgacagcctttataatagaacgcttgttaccacgacagcctttataatagaacgcttgttaccacgacagcctttataatagaacgcttgttaccacgacagcctttataatagaacgcttgttaccacgacagcctttataatagaacgcttgttaccacgacagcctttataatagaacgcttgttaccacgacagcctttataatagaacgcttgttaccacgacagcctttataatagaacgcttgttaccacgacagcctttataatagaacgcttgttaccacgacagcctttataatagaacgcttgttaccacgacagcctttataatagaacgcttgttaccacgacagcctttataatagaacgcttgttaccacgacagcctttataatagaacgcttgttaccacgacagcctttataatagaacgcttgttaccacgacagcctttataatagaacgcttgttaccacgacagcctttataatagaacgcttgttaccacgacagcctttataatagaacgcttgttaccacgacagcctttataatagaacgcttgttaccacgacagcctttataatagaacgcttgtgaccacgacagcctttataatagaacgcttgttactaCGACAGCCTTTATGATAGAACGCTTGtgaccacgacagcctttataatagaacgcttgttaccacgacagcgtttataatagaacgcttgttaccacgacagcctttataatagaacgcttgtgaccacgacagcctttataatagaacgcttgtgaccatgacagcctttataatagaacgcttgttaccacgacagcctttataatacaacgcttgttaccacgacagcctttataatagaacgcttgttaccacgacagcctttataatagaacgcttgttaccacgacagcctttataatagaacgcttgttaccacgacagcctttataatagaacgctagttaccacgacagcctttataatagaacgcttgttaccacgacagcctttataatagaacgcttgttaccacgacagcgtttataatagaacgcttgttaccacgacagcgtttataatagaacgctagttaccacgacagcctttataatagaacgctagttaccacgacagcctttataatagagcgcttgttaccacgacagcctttataatagagcgcttgttaccacgacagcctttataatagaacgcttgttaccacgacagcctttataatagaacgcttgttaccacgacagcctttataatagaacgcttgtgaccacgacagcctttataatagaacgcttgttaccacgacagcctttataatagaacgcttgttaccacgacagcctttataatagaacgcttgttaccacgacagcctttataatagaacgcttgttaccacgacagcctttataatagaacgctagttaccacgacagcctttataatagaatgcttgtgaccacacatctaaatattgcacttggggGGAGAAAAACATGTTAAAGTATAAATTGAATGAAACAGTCATTCTATTTCTGCCCtgttatagtggccactatagtagacatggatcaagtgcacaaggctacatgtgAGCAAAAATAACATTCACTGAATTAAAACACTCCAGTGTTACTGTCAAGATCAACACTAAAACAATGTCTTTGGGccacacattattacattgtacacttCCTGCCTGTGGACATGTGTTCTACAATGTGTCAGCagcagagaggagggaacggGTGATTTCTTTCACCTCTATAGAGGCATCCATCTTAAGCCCAGCTACACCTGATCCCTGAATCCACCTGTTTAACAAGCAACGCCTCATTTTTCACCTCATTCTCTCAACCTGAAAATGAAAcaatactgtagagagagaacattagttaacatttcacacagattgccagggtccagtaagcaactgTGTTATAACTCGAGGAACGGCAAGGAGtcgtataccagttaatactatagcgAATTGGTTACTAATGTCGGCTAGCGTCAGCTGTctgttgtaacgttagctagctagcgtcaGCTGTCTGatgttgtaacgttagctagctagcgtcaGCTGTCTGatgttgtaacgttagctagctagcgtcaGCTGTctgatgtaacgttagctagctagcgtcaGCTGTCTGatgttgtaacgttagctagctagcgtcaGCTGTCTGACTTTATTAGCAGCAAATTTTCACACCATGaactcaattatttgatcagATAAATTGGCTAGCTAACGAATACTTGTCccaccacactttctccctcacctcaagTAGTCCTATCTACCGTACTGGGTCCAGTCATTGGTACAGTACTACCAAACCCTACTGTAGTTCTACATGTCTATCGTTTCTTACCTGACCCATGTCATGTGACTTAGCTACTGTCAGATAAATGTTGTTTGTCTACTCCGTAGCAGAACCTGTTATGCTAACAGAACATTAGCTACTGTCAGATAATGTTGTTTGTCTACTCCGTAGCAGAACCTGTTATGCTAACAGAACATTAGCTAGTGTCAGATAATGTTTTGACTACTCCGTAGCAGAACCGGTTATGCTAACAGAACATTAGCTAGTGTCAGATAATGTTGTTTGACTACTCCGTAGCAGAACCGGTTATGCTAACAGAACATTAGCTAGAAAGCACTTTAGACTGTACGTAAAAATTACTACAATTATACATTCCTCTATGAAGCTAAACTGTCTGATCACTGTAGTGAGTGATCACCTGCTGCAGGACATGTCTGACCtgttgttgagaccattagtgggacaggacatga
This genomic interval from Oncorhynchus clarkii lewisi isolate Uvic-CL-2024 chromosome 18, UVic_Ocla_1.0, whole genome shotgun sequence contains the following:
- the LOC139372233 gene encoding gamma-glutamylaminecyclotransferase-like, yielding MTYIFVYGTLKKGQPNYFRMLPDQGNGKAEFCGHARTVDGYPLVIAGKYNIPYLLNRPGEGHRVQGEVYRVDDTMLSFLDAFEGCPTMYQRTSVQIELEDWKVEGRERSPGSMMEAFFYSTTSYQPAWLKHNFYENYDAYGDHGLVYIDREDREIH